Proteins from one Microbacterium sp. Root553 genomic window:
- the purH gene encoding bifunctional phosphoribosylaminoimidazolecarboxamide formyltransferase/IMP cyclohydrolase translates to MAGPRHDHSLYRDRDTVPVRRALVSVSDKTDLLVLAKALATAGVQIVSTGSTASTIREAGFEVTDVAAVTGVAEMLDGRVKTLHPKIHGGLLADLRLEDHEHQLADLDIEPFELVVVNLYPFVETVASGAEGDDVVEQIDIGGPAMVRAAAKNHANVAIVVSPQSYSGIISAIENGGTTLTQRRELAARAFAHTAAYDTAVAAWFAEGTLGEGEDLPTHLTIQAERLATLRYGENAHQRGAIYTRVGGHGIAQARQLQGKEMSYNNYVDADAALRAAYDMVKPAVAIIKHANPCGIATTAPNALDPIASAHLRAHECDPVSAYGGVIAANGTVTLKMAENLKDIFTEVIVAPSFEPAALEVFKAKKNLRLLQLPEDWQQERMDVRLVSGGLLLQDADRFPDDIVSVAKNWELVSGERPSDEEMENLIFAWKACRAVKSNAIVLAKDNATVGVGMGQVNRVDSCRLAVERAGDRAVGSVASSDAFFPFADGAQVLIDAGVTAIVQPGGSVRDEEVVDAARKTGVTMFFTGERHFFH, encoded by the coding sequence ATGGCCGGCCCCCGCCACGACCACTCGCTGTACCGCGATCGCGACACCGTCCCCGTCCGCCGCGCGCTCGTCTCGGTGAGCGACAAGACCGACCTGCTCGTGCTCGCGAAGGCGCTCGCCACCGCGGGCGTGCAGATCGTCTCGACCGGGTCGACGGCATCGACCATCCGCGAGGCCGGCTTCGAGGTCACCGACGTGGCCGCGGTCACGGGTGTCGCCGAGATGCTCGACGGCCGCGTCAAGACGCTGCACCCGAAGATCCACGGCGGCCTGCTCGCCGACCTGCGCCTCGAGGACCACGAGCATCAGCTCGCCGACCTCGACATCGAGCCCTTCGAGCTCGTCGTGGTGAACCTCTACCCCTTCGTCGAGACGGTCGCCTCGGGTGCCGAGGGCGACGACGTGGTCGAGCAGATCGACATCGGCGGACCGGCGATGGTGCGCGCGGCGGCGAAGAACCACGCGAACGTCGCGATCGTGGTGTCGCCGCAGTCGTACTCCGGCATCATCTCGGCCATCGAGAACGGGGGCACGACGCTGACGCAGCGACGCGAGCTCGCCGCACGCGCCTTCGCGCACACGGCCGCCTACGACACGGCCGTCGCCGCATGGTTCGCCGAGGGCACGCTGGGCGAGGGCGAGGACCTGCCCACGCACCTCACCATCCAGGCCGAGCGCCTGGCCACGTTGCGCTACGGCGAGAACGCGCACCAGCGCGGCGCGATCTACACGCGCGTCGGCGGACACGGCATCGCGCAGGCCCGCCAGCTGCAGGGCAAGGAGATGTCGTACAACAACTACGTCGATGCGGATGCCGCGCTGCGCGCCGCGTACGACATGGTCAAGCCCGCGGTCGCCATCATCAAGCACGCCAACCCGTGCGGAATCGCCACGACCGCTCCGAACGCGCTGGACCCGATCGCCAGCGCGCACCTGCGCGCCCACGAGTGCGACCCCGTGTCGGCCTACGGCGGCGTGATCGCCGCCAACGGCACCGTCACGCTGAAGATGGCCGAGAACCTCAAGGACATCTTCACCGAGGTCATCGTCGCGCCCTCGTTCGAGCCGGCAGCCCTCGAGGTCTTCAAGGCGAAGAAGAACCTCCGTCTGCTGCAGCTGCCGGAGGACTGGCAGCAGGAGCGCATGGACGTGCGTCTGGTCTCGGGCGGCCTGCTGCTGCAGGACGCGGATCGCTTCCCCGACGACATCGTCTCGGTGGCGAAGAACTGGGAACTCGTCTCGGGCGAGCGCCCCAGTGACGAGGAGATGGAGAACCTCATCTTCGCCTGGAAGGCGTGCCGCGCCGTCAAGTCCAACGCGATCGTGCTGGCGAAGGACAACGCCACGGTCGGCGTCGGCATGGGCCAGGTCAACCGCGTCGACTCGTGCCGCCTCGCGGTGGAGCGTGCGGGCGACCGCGCCGTCGGCTCGGTCGCGTCCTCCGACGCCTTCTTCCCGTTCGCGGACGGCGCCCAGGTGCTCATCGACGCGGGGGTCACGGCGATCGTGCAGCCCGGCGGATCGGTGCGCGATGAAGAGGTCGTGGATGCCGCACGCAAGACCGGCGTGACGATGTTCTTCACCGGGGAGCGTCACTTCTTCCACTGA
- the purN gene encoding phosphoribosylglycinamide formyltransferase produces MLTVAVLISGTGSNLRALLEAARHPDFPARVVVVGADREADGLAHAEEFGIPSFTVPWHEHGSREAWGEELGRQLAVWNADLVVLSGLMRLLPAGLVADLSPRLINTHPAYLPEFPGAHGVRDALAAGVTETGASVIVVDDGIDTGPILAQERVPVLDDDTEHTLHERIKPVERRLLIDVVRRIATGELSLTAAS; encoded by the coding sequence GTGCTCACGGTCGCCGTTCTCATCTCGGGCACCGGCTCGAACCTTCGCGCCCTCCTCGAGGCCGCTCGTCACCCCGATTTCCCTGCGCGGGTGGTGGTCGTCGGTGCCGACCGCGAGGCCGACGGACTGGCGCATGCGGAGGAGTTCGGCATCCCCAGCTTCACCGTCCCCTGGCACGAGCACGGGTCCCGCGAGGCGTGGGGCGAGGAGCTCGGACGTCAGCTCGCCGTCTGGAACGCCGACCTCGTCGTGCTCAGCGGCCTCATGCGTCTGCTGCCCGCAGGGCTCGTCGCCGATCTCTCGCCGCGTCTGATCAACACGCATCCCGCGTATCTCCCGGAGTTCCCGGGCGCGCACGGAGTGCGGGACGCCCTCGCCGCCGGTGTCACCGAGACCGGCGCCAGCGTGATCGTCGTCGACGACGGCATCGACACCGGACCGATCCTCGCTCAGGAGCGGGTGCCGGTCCTCGACGACGACACCGAGCACACCCTCCACGAGCGCATCAAGCCCGTCGAACGCCGACTCCTCATCGACGTGGTGCGCCGCATCGCCACCGGTGAGCTGTCGCTGACCGCCGCATCCTGA
- a CDS encoding cell division protein PerM translates to MQRLLVALLAAFDAAIAAAVGLVVLLAPLTLLWTLSFGMTADWGALWPLTGTLWQFGHGVPLDLTVADDVLRATGIAPQAASFALSVTPLAFLLFTLLFAARSGARAAKAGAWALGAVSGTAAFGLIASAVAFTAQISAARTDLALSIVLPTAVYLVGAVCGGVRIAWEDGDGGLLDRLHDVVDSWGDWGPVVGASVRGTAFAVIGMIAVSGVAVAVMTLARGSEVVALFQAARVDALGATVLTLGHLAYLPTILVWTASWIAGPGFAVGVGTAVSPAGTQLGVVPGIPILGLLPENTSIWMLIVVILPIGVGALAGWAVRSRLVWEGTPLATGPRAAIAIGIGALTAAVGAVAAVLASGSMGPGRLAEAGPAAVPFALALGGEVLLGAAILLLSPRNRDELAEERTDRWVAEMTAADLSFGGRADLPISDTVPTGPSSYDTAPLDDLGGFRPPTREPADPRD, encoded by the coding sequence ATGCAACGCCTCCTCGTCGCGCTCCTCGCCGCCTTCGATGCCGCCATCGCCGCAGCGGTCGGCCTCGTGGTCCTGCTGGCGCCGCTCACGCTCCTGTGGACGCTGTCCTTCGGCATGACCGCGGACTGGGGGGCTCTGTGGCCCCTCACCGGAACGCTGTGGCAGTTCGGGCACGGGGTGCCGCTGGATCTCACGGTGGCGGACGACGTGCTGCGCGCGACGGGCATCGCCCCGCAGGCCGCGAGCTTCGCCCTGTCGGTGACGCCGCTGGCCTTCCTGCTGTTCACACTGCTGTTCGCCGCTCGTTCGGGAGCGCGCGCGGCGAAGGCCGGAGCCTGGGCGCTGGGTGCGGTATCCGGCACGGCGGCCTTCGGTCTCATCGCCAGCGCCGTGGCGTTCACCGCGCAGATCTCCGCCGCCCGCACCGACCTCGCGCTCTCGATCGTGCTGCCGACCGCCGTCTACCTCGTGGGCGCCGTGTGCGGCGGTGTGCGCATCGCCTGGGAGGACGGCGACGGAGGGCTGCTCGATCGCCTGCACGACGTCGTCGACTCCTGGGGCGACTGGGGACCGGTCGTCGGTGCCTCTGTGCGCGGCACGGCCTTCGCCGTGATCGGCATGATCGCCGTCTCGGGTGTCGCCGTCGCCGTCATGACCCTGGCACGCGGCAGCGAGGTGGTCGCGCTGTTCCAGGCCGCTCGCGTCGACGCGCTGGGGGCCACGGTGCTCACTCTCGGACACCTCGCCTATCTGCCCACCATCCTGGTCTGGACGGCGTCCTGGATCGCCGGGCCGGGTTTCGCGGTGGGCGTGGGGACGGCCGTGTCGCCGGCCGGCACGCAGCTCGGCGTCGTCCCCGGCATCCCGATCCTGGGCCTGCTTCCCGAGAACACCTCGATCTGGATGCTCATCGTCGTGATCCTGCCGATCGGCGTGGGTGCTCTCGCCGGGTGGGCGGTGCGTTCCCGGCTCGTGTGGGAGGGCACGCCGCTGGCGACAGGACCGCGGGCCGCGATCGCGATCGGCATCGGCGCGCTCACCGCGGCCGTCGGAGCTGTCGCCGCGGTGCTCGCGAGCGGCTCGATGGGGCCCGGACGTCTGGCCGAGGCCGGTCCCGCCGCGGTGCCCTTCGCTCTGGCACTCGGCGGCGAGGTGCTGCTGGGCGCAGCCATCCTCCTGCTCTCGCCGCGGAATCGCGACGAGCTGGCCGAAGAGCGTACCGACCGCTGGGTGGCCGAGATGACCGCCGCGGACCTCAGCTTCGGCGGCCGCGCCGATCTGCCGATCTCGGACACGGTCCCGACCGGTCCCTCCTCCTACGACACCGCGCCCCTGGACGACCTCGGCGGCTTCCGGCCCCCGACGCGGGAGCCCGCCGACCCGCGCGACTGA
- a CDS encoding NCS2 family permease, translating to MTTAPSPATTQAEPTNALDRFFEISRRGSTIGTEIRGGLVTFVTMAYIVILNPLILNTPDVDGNTLAGTAVAASTALTAGVMTILFGLVTRLPFAFAAGLGINAFLAFSVVGTVTWPEAMALVMINGVIIVLLAATGLRKMIFDAVPVQLKLAITVGIGLFIAFIGFVNAGFVTATNNPSPPVDLGIGGSVASLPTLLFVITLLLGGVLMALRVKGAILIALVGGTVLGAIVNAIWPFGLNFGLTGAIVGLPDLSLVGQVDFGFDLAKVSGVALVMFVFTLLFSNFFDAMGTMTGLAKEADLADEKGDFPRIKSALVVEGLGAIAGGGTSSSSATVFVESGAGIGEGARTGLATVVTGAMFLIAMFFTPLTSLVPGAVAAAALVLVGALMLSQIKNIDLSDFRVLLPVFLTATVMPMTYSIANGIGAGFVSWIVVNAFSGRAKTIHPLLWVVGVGFVIFFARGPIEALFGVA from the coding sequence ATGACTACTGCCCCGTCCCCCGCCACGACCCAGGCCGAGCCCACCAACGCGCTCGACCGCTTCTTCGAGATCAGCAGACGCGGATCGACGATCGGCACCGAGATCCGAGGCGGCCTGGTGACCTTCGTCACGATGGCCTACATCGTGATCCTCAACCCGCTGATCCTCAACACCCCCGACGTCGACGGCAACACGCTCGCAGGAACCGCCGTCGCCGCATCCACCGCGCTCACCGCCGGCGTCATGACCATCCTGTTCGGTCTCGTCACACGTCTGCCCTTCGCGTTCGCCGCGGGGCTGGGCATCAACGCGTTCCTCGCCTTCTCGGTCGTCGGCACGGTGACCTGGCCCGAGGCGATGGCTCTGGTCATGATCAACGGTGTCATCATCGTGCTGCTCGCCGCCACCGGCCTGCGGAAGATGATCTTCGACGCCGTCCCCGTGCAGCTCAAGCTGGCGATCACGGTCGGAATCGGCCTGTTCATCGCCTTCATCGGCTTCGTGAACGCCGGCTTCGTGACCGCGACCAACAACCCCTCTCCCCCGGTCGATCTCGGCATCGGGGGCTCCGTGGCCTCGCTGCCGACCCTGCTGTTCGTGATCACCCTGCTGCTCGGCGGCGTGCTCATGGCGCTGCGCGTGAAGGGAGCGATCCTCATCGCCCTCGTCGGCGGCACCGTGCTCGGCGCGATCGTCAACGCCATCTGGCCGTTCGGCCTCAACTTCGGCCTCACCGGAGCCATCGTCGGACTGCCCGACCTCAGCCTCGTCGGACAGGTCGACTTCGGCTTCGACCTCGCCAAGGTCAGCGGCGTCGCCCTGGTGATGTTCGTCTTCACCCTGCTCTTCTCCAACTTCTTCGACGCCATGGGCACCATGACGGGTCTCGCGAAGGAGGCCGACCTGGCGGACGAGAAGGGCGACTTCCCCCGCATCAAGTCCGCGCTGGTCGTCGAGGGGCTCGGAGCGATCGCCGGTGGTGGCACCTCGTCGTCGTCCGCGACGGTCTTCGTCGAGTCCGGTGCCGGGATCGGCGAGGGCGCGCGCACCGGTCTCGCCACGGTGGTCACCGGTGCGATGTTCCTGATCGCGATGTTCTTCACGCCTCTGACCTCCCTCGTGCCCGGAGCCGTCGCCGCCGCGGCTCTGGTCCTCGTCGGCGCGCTCATGCTGTCGCAGATCAAGAACATCGACCTCAGCGACTTCCGCGTGCTGCTCCCGGTGTTCCTCACCGCGACCGTGATGCCGATGACCTACTCGATCGCCAACGGCATCGGCGCGGGCTTCGTCAGCTGGATCGTCGTGAACGCCTTCTCCGGCCGCGCCAAGACGATCCACCCGCTGCTCTGGGTCGTCGGCGTCGGCTTCGTCATCTTCTTCGCCCGCGGGCCGATCGAGGCGCTGTTCGGCGTCGCCTGA